In Erigeron canadensis isolate Cc75 chromosome 1, C_canadensis_v1, whole genome shotgun sequence, a single window of DNA contains:
- the LOC122585464 gene encoding gibberellin 2-beta-dioxygenase 3 — protein MASSTHNRENIFHTVTSAPPPTPSTTTITTSDSNSIDLLSRLLHRLPPNLANTPTLLRRRSSLSTPTTTSPLLIPYTNLDTSLPSAFKLGFFQLIDHPIPSKLAHLAKIDSQAILNISQHQKQQHFPRNWPLGFENDIEDDNKSLFLDSSCSTNGSLDFSINSLREFTKEMEKVGLYVMEAITCALRLHNPTLDDPSNVCSLMWVSDGSGQPVEKMIGSGQIYPYVIGLHYQFASEKCSLLSDSGWVSVQSQKDSILVTLGDIAQVWSNGKLKKIRGNPTLNIEEEAKDKTTLSMSLLVTLPLENTVSTLPSRAVSNDGDTDHHNDKHDQDEFDKSKEEVLFDSFSFEDYAWRVYHERVPLKDPLDRYRTSKNL, from the exons ATGGCTTCATCAACTCATAATCGCGAAAATATATTTCACACTGTTACATCAGCACCACCACCGACGCCTTCTACAACCACGATCACCACGTCCGACTCAAACTCAATCGATCTCCTATCCCGACTTCTCCATCGTCTCCCACCAAATCTCGCTAACACTCCCACACTTCTTCGTCGTCGCTCTTCCCTTTCCACGCCCACGACAACATCTCCACTACTAATCCCTTACACAAACCTCGACACCTCCTTACCTTCCGCTTTCAAACTCGGTTTTTTCCAACTAATTGACCATCCTATTCCCTCCAAACTAGCTCATTTAGCCAAGATAGACTCACAAGCAATACTCAACATATCCCAACACCAAAAACAACAACATTTTCCTAGAAACTGGCCACTCGGTTTTGAAAACGACATAGAAGACGATAACAAATCGTTGTTTCTTGACTCGTCTTGCTCGACAAATGGTTCACTTGACTTTTCTATAAATTCGTTACGTGAGTTCACTAAAGAAATGGAAAAAGTTGGTTTATATGTCATGGAAGCAATAACATGTGCCTTAAGGTTACATAACCCAACTTTAGATGACCCGTCTAATGTTTGTTCTTTGATGTGGGTCTCTGATGGTTCGGGTCAACCCGTAGAGAAAATGATCGGGTCGGGTCAGATTTATCCTTATGTTATCGGGTTGCATTATCAGTTTGCTAGTGAAAAATGCTCTTTGTTGTCGGATTCGGGTTGGGTATCCGTTCAGTCGCAAAAGGACTCGATTTTGGTCACGCTTGGTGATATTGCTCag GTATGGAGCAATGGAAAGTTGAAGAAAATAAGAGGAAACCCGACACTAAACATTGAAGAAGAAGCAAAAGACAAAACTACCTTATCGATGTCTCTCTTGGTAACATTGCCGTTAGAGAACACTGTATCTACTCTTCCTTCGAGGGCGGTGAGTAACGATGGGGACACCGACCACCACAACGACAAACACGATCAAGATGAGTTTGATAAATCGAAAGAAGAAGTTTTGTTTGATTCATTTTCCTTTGAAGATTATGCTTGGAGAGTGTACCATGAAAGGGTTCCTCTCAAAGATCCATTAGATAGATATCGCACCTCAAAGAATTTGTGA
- the LOC122581956 gene encoding FBD-associated F-box protein At5g22730-like codes for MRKRARISQNKGENYGFKSNDFISRMPDDILVSILSRLSLKEAVTTSNLSTRWRYLWCQMYSLDFDANETLDKIALDYKLRVVERPKFINWVNRVTRQHKGPTIDEFKICFDLDKSSKSAIDKWVEFALSKRAQKIELDLLENGEMLRQPPRNYVFPIKVFDRSGLTAKRQSLRIPKSVCGTEMGIKSLKALFLKCVNVSEEAFSTLLFNCTALQKLSIHGSEDLVNVKISGQSLVLKYFELVFCFGVKSIEITDLNIESFSYLGPGISIKLSNLPMLDEVSIGEGYSGFENNVFGQISCCISYLQVLTLDIYRPEENIKFLSFPELLKLRELILKVGAWDDDSLLEFTSLAKACPNLGRFVIQLIWMSPAKRRRKVRRVAKHSHQHLEVVEIVGYYGRISDVELAVYFFENAVALQKIVIDPRYQVLERISNENFRLKKEKAARSCAKKQLESRTPEGVELVIL; via the exons ATGAGGAAAAGGGCTCGAATCTCACAaaataag GGGGAGAATTATGGTTTTAAATCGAATGATTTTATCAGTCGAATGCCGGATGATATTCTTGTCTCTATACTTTCTCGACTGTCTCTTAAGGAAGCTGTAACCACTAGTAATCTCTCAACAAGATGGAGATATTTATGGTGTCAAATGTATTCTTTGGATTTTGATGCCAATGAGACGCTAGATAAGATAGCACTTGATTATAAGTTGCGTGTTGTAGAGAGGCCTAAATTTATCAATTGGGTCAACCGTGTGACCAGACAACACAAGGGTCCTACCATTGATGAGTTCaagatttgttttgatttagATAAGAGTTCCAAAAGTGCCATTGATAAATGGGTTGAGTTTGCATTATCCAAAAGAGCTCAAAAGATTGAATTGGATTTGTTAGAGAATGGGGAGATGCTTCGCCAACCTCCTCGAAACTATGTTTTTCCGATCAAGGTTTTTGATAGAAGTGGGTTGACTGCTAAACGCCAATCTTTGCGTATTCCCAAATCGGTTTGCGGCACAGAGATGGGAATAAAGTCTCTTAAAGCTCTCTTTTTGAAATGTGTTAATGTGAGTGAAGAAGCATTTTCAACACTTCTATTCAATTGTACGGCTCTTCAAAAACTATCTATTCATGGTTCGGAGGATTTAGTAAATGTTAAAATTAGTGGCCAATCACTTGTTTTGAAGTACTTTGAGTTAGTTTTCTGTTTTGGAGTTAAATCCATTGAGATAACTGATTTGAATATCGAGTCATTTAGCTACTTAGGACCCGGGATTAGTATAAAACTCAGTAATCTTCCAATGCTTGATGAAGTTTCAATTGGTGAAGGGTATTCTGGCTTTGAGAATAATGTTTTCGGGCAGATATCGTGTTGCATTTCTTATCTTCAAGTTCTTACATTGGACATTTACCGACCAGAG GAAAATAtaaagtttctttcttttcctgAACTACTGAAACTCAGGGAATTGATATTGAAAGTTGGAGCATGGGATGATGATAGTCTCCTTGAGTTTACTTCTTTGGCGAAGGCATGCCCAAATTTGGGTAGATTTGTGATACAG TTAATTTGGATGTCACCAGCcaagagaagaagaaaagttAGGCGTGTGGCAAAGCATTCCCATCAACACCTTGAAGTCGTGGAAATCGTGGGCTATTATGGCCGTATCAGTGATGTTGAACTAGCTGTTTACTTCTTTGAAAATGCTGTTGCTCTCCAGAAAATCGTAATTGATCCTCGATATCAGGTTTTGGAGAGAATCTCAAATGAAAATTTTCGGTTGAAGAAGGAGAAAGCTGCTAGATCTTGCGCCAAGAAGCAGCTTGAATCAAGAACACCAGAAGGTGTTGAATTGGTTATACTCTAA
- the LOC122589068 gene encoding uncharacterized protein LOC122589068 — MVSAWHNIAKLNTHLEPFNVSLHKLFTGIIGDGSSIRFWIDTWLDNEPLCFSFPALFKMETSKGCVIKDRCTGNGLISQWEWNWSKPPSAPDELQQLQALLTRIHGLNLTDQQDKWIWAPNPSHPFTVKAMRNYLQSTFFGPKNWAFPWNKIAPLKSNVLAWKLEMNRLPTKDMLLQRNILSSSPSCPLCFHHEETASHLFLECPFAKELWSFILLWCKLPLVIPTMLRDLFQLHKNPLIDPKKSKLLNLIIFAYVGIIWKTRNDRIFSGKKPSMRYVKKELKSTTFLWISNKMKHPKIEWSQWSSFNF; from the coding sequence ATGGTGAGCGCCTGGCATAATATTGCCAAGCTAAACACCCATCTGGAACCTTTCAATGTCTCTTTGCATAAGTTGTTCACAGGTATCATTGGTGATGGCTCGTCTATAAGATTCTGGATTGACACCTGGCTCGACAATGAACCATTATGTTTCTCTTTTCCTGCTCTTTTCAAGATGGAGACTTCTAAGGGATGCGTTATCAAAGATAGATGTACAGGTAATGGCTTGATATCTCAATGGGAATGGAACTGGTCGAAACCACCATCCGCACCTGACGAACTCCAACAGCTCCAGGCTCTTCTCACGCGAATTCATGGACTCAACCTCACTGATCAACAAGATAAATGGATCTGGGCCCCTAATCCGTCACATCCCTTCACTGTTAAGGCAATGAGAAACTACTTACAATCTACCTTCTTTGGACCGAAAAATTGGGCTTTCCCTTGGAACAAAATAGCTCCTTTGAAGTCCAATGTGCTTGCCTGGAAATTGGAGATGAACCGACTACCTACCAAAGATATGCTTCTCCAAAGGAACATCCTATCAAGCTCACCCTCCTGCCCACTGTGCTTTCATCACGAAGAAACAGCATCCCATCTCTTTCTTGAATGCCCTTTTGCTAAGGAACTATGGTCTTTCATCTTGTTATGGTGCAAACTCCCACTGGTTATACCTACCATGTTGAGAGATTTATTTCAGCTACACAAGAACCCCTTAATCGACCCTAAGAAATCTAAGCTCCTCAACCTCATTATCTTTGCCTATGTTGGGATAATATGGAAGACTCGAAATGACCGTATTTTCTCCGGGAAAAAACCTTCAATGAGATATGTAAAAAAAGAGCTCAAGTCCACCACCTTCCTCTGGATTTCGAACAAAATGAAACACCCCAAGATTGAATGGAGTCAATGgagtagttttaatttttag